A window of the Diospyros lotus cultivar Yz01 unplaced genomic scaffold, ASM1463336v1 superscaf1, whole genome shotgun sequence genome harbors these coding sequences:
- the LOC127793124 gene encoding CLAVATA3/ESR (CLE)-related protein 13, with protein sequence MALKLSHSLAIMLSLSLLLSAIFTVFNTARFSVPDRHIPMLHSRRALATKFDFKPFMRWRRHRRQDPAPAAGSEFDPRYGDEKRLVPTGPNPLHH encoded by the coding sequence ATGGCTCTCAAGCTTTCTCATTCTTTAGCCATCATGCTTTCCCTCTCCCTCCTCTTGTCTGCCATCTTCACAGTATTCAACACCGCCCGGTTTTCTGTTCCTGATCGCCATATTCCTATGCTGCACAGTAGAAGAGCTCTGGCCACCAAATTCGACTTCAAGCCCTTCATGCGGTGGCGGCGACACCGGAGACAAGACCCCGCCCCCGCAGCCGGAAGCGAATTCGACCCCCGCTACGGCGATGAAAAGCGCCTCGTTCCCACTGGCCCCAACCCATTGCATCATTAG
- the LOC127792870 gene encoding serine protease SPPA, chloroplastic-like, with amino-acid sequence MVDVAASGGYYMAMGGGVVVAENLTLTGSIGVVLGKFNLGKLYEKIGFNKEIISRGRFAELTAAEQRPLRILCLLRQSPHFS; translated from the exons ATGGTTGATGTGGCGGCTAGTGGAGGATACTACATGGCAATGGGAGGAGGAGTTGTAGTGGCAGAGAATCTTACTTTAACTGGTTCAATTGGAGTTGTTTTAG GGAAGTTTAACTTGGGCAAACTGTATGAGAAGATTGGCTTCAATAAAGAGATCATATCAAGAGGAAGGTTTGCAGAGCTTACTGCAGCTGAACAGCGACCACTCAG GATATTATGTCTTCTCCGTCAATCTCCTCACTTCTCTTGA